The DNA segment GTTTACAAACATGGGGCCATAAatcttttctttcgtaagttcgctttgccatttgCTGGCCGCCTCCGCTAATTATTTTTcgtaagaattttagccaatccggatgccactttcttacgaaaaattctagcgtaagaagtttttgtgaatttggGCCCTGGTCTTAGGTTAATTCGTCGTAGTAGGTACGTGCCCCACATTGCTAGAAAGAACACTAAAAACTTAGTGCACAGCAGCATTATTGAATCTTCATTGCCATTCCCTTCTGCATCAATATTACCTTTTTCTTCAATGGCTGCTGACTCGGCCGGCGCGACATTGGAGCCATGAATTACGCTTAAATTAGATTTTCAATTTAACACAGAAGTGGTTTCTCATGAGGACTCCCACATACTTGCGTGTTACTGAAACTACGTCGTCGGACGAAATGGCTCAACACAGAACAGCCCACATATATGAGGAATCGCGGTACACGTATAACCCCTTGGTATTACCGCTGCAGATGTGCCAGTCGCCAGCTCTATTATCTACGCAATAGTGCAACGAAAAAAAAGGCTAAACTAAATATCCTTAAATGCAAAAAATTTGCTCCTTGAAGCGCTTCGCTCTTTCGATAAACCAAACTTATTTCTTTGGCTCTTCTTGCCGATTTGTTGAGAATACATTCCTCTAGTAGTTTCGCCCATTTTCGTCCTTGAACATATTGTATTATAAATAACAATAGACTAACGCCACCTAGTTATTGGAGACGCACGCGCAGTTTCGCGAGatgaccgcgaatacacgcaaaattgccgcgcagctggccgctcgaggcactttgcatgtattcgcgggcttctttcacgctcgtaagaagaacaaaactttattagcacaagAAACTTCGTTGCCCCCCGAACGGGCAACGTtcgtaaaaacacttttatacAGCACATaatcagcaacagaaagctgtagcaggagtttttcttgttgctctagAAATTCCCCATTGTCACATTTGATGTACATATAATAATTACGTTAAACAATCAATTGAAGCTTATTATCTAACGGGGCGGAATGCAACACGaaatatctgagtatctccacgCGACGGTaaagaacattaccttggttcggtccagctacgtggagtTTGCATATTTTGGAAGTGTGGCTCAAAATTCGTGAAACGCCCTCTATACATGCGTGTGGATCAACGAGCAGAAAGGAAACCGAGCGCCCTGATTTTTATTAGACTTactaggtatatatatatatatatatattgttacgaagcgcttggggaagtcagcgttcgcgactagcacgataaagcagcgagaggtagcacagccaatcgagcacgacacaaggcttatctctctcgtcgttctctctcacagacacatccccactgctccttatttcacagtacagttatctcccccgcgaaaaaagaagccgtcccggcgacctaggtgtaggacaagacaggcggatcatagtacggcttgagacgctggacatgcacaatgtcgcgtcctcgacggcgatgatccaaagatagctcgagcagttccacgatatagttgactggcGACGTTTGCTCGATCACGCGGtaggggccctggtacttcgacgcgagtttcggtgacagtccaggggtaggggctggaacccaaagccacactagcgagccaggagcataggatgcaggagcatgtgaagtttctcgatggtgcttctggcgttgctggtcttttgacgtaaatatacggcattgcttgcgacactcttcagcgtgtgcagcagcttcagacaaggtagttgtttctgtgttgtcagggcggtacggaaggatagtgtccattgtggaaaaaggttcgcgtccgtacaggagaaagaagggcgaaaatcccgtggtcgCCGGCGcggcggtattataagcgtaagtcagaaatggtagaacatggtcccatttggtttggtcggatgcaacgtacatggccagcatgtcaccaagagttcgattaaagcgctcggtcatgccattggtctgcggatggtatgcagtagtggtgcgatgaataatgcggcattctttgaggagagcctcgatgacgtcggagaggaagacgcggcgtctgtcactgagtaattccctgagAGCTCCGAGGCGAaggatgatgtggcgcaggagaaacAAGGCGACGTCACGTCcagaagcgctggacaaaggggaagtttccgcatagcaCGTAAGATGGTCGAtcgccacgattacccagcggttgccgtctgatgtggttggcaaaggtccataaatgtcgatatctactcgatcaaaagcacgtgctgggcaaggcaaaggctgcaatggagcggttgaacgacgagggggatctttgcggcgttgggaaacgagacaggagcggacataatgacggatgaatcggtacatccctcgccagtagtaacgaaggcgtagacgcgcgtatgtatttagtacacctgcatgtgcgcactggggatcgTCGTGCAACGCTGCACAAATATTCGAACGGAGAtgtcgagggatgacaagcaaccatttgcggccgtccgggaggtagttacgacggtacaagagcccatcgcgaatggagaagtgatggGCTTGGCGACGTAAagcgcgattggtagtggttgtcgatgcggtggacaagaaactgagcattgacacaatccaagggtgtttcttctgctccagaaggatatccgtggcagcaagggaagactcggacaatggggccttcagggaggtaacctcgtctgttagtggcgaacgagacaaggcatccgcatccgagtgttttcggccagaacggtacagcactcgaatgtcgtactcctgcagtcgaagtgcccatcgagtaagacgaccggatggttctttcaaggacgacagccagcacagcgaatggtaatcagtaatcacgtcaaatgggcggccataaaGATACGGGCAaaatttggttatggcccaaatatagccaggcactctttttcagttactgaatagttcaattcaggtttagtgagtgcaagactggcgaaggcgacgacttactcatcgaagccaacctttctctgagcaagaacggcaccaaggccgacgccactggcatccgtgtggatttctgttggagcgcttgggtcgaaatggcgcaggattgggggagacgtctagagacgacgcagcttcgtgaatgccgcatcgcaatccggtgaccaggtcgacaaggtgtggtcaccaccaagaagctgcgtcaaaggtgctattatggtggcgaaattgcggatgaaacggcggaagtatgacgctaacccattgaagctgcgcaggtctttcaaggtctttggtcgtggaaactgggcaacagcttgtagtttcgccggatcagggagtacaccttctttcgacacgacatggccgaggatgaccagctgccgggcggcgaagcgacacttcttcaagttaagttggaggccagcatcggctacgcatttgaggacgcgttcaagtcgaagtaagtgggaaggaaagtccggtgaaaagataacgatgtcgtccaggtaacacaggcatatctaccatttgaggccgcgcaagatgttgtccatcattctttcaaatgtggcaggcgcattacacaggccaaatggcatcacggtgaattcaaataaaccgtcgggtgtgatgaaggccgtttttgggcggtctgactcagccacaggcacttgccaatacccggatcgcaagtctaaagatgagaagaattcggctccttggatgcagtctagcgcgtcgtcaatgcgaggtagtggataaacgtccttgcgggtgatcttattgaggcgcctgtagtccacgcaaaagcgaattgtgccatctttctttttgacaagcactacaggagaagcccagggaccgtgcgaaggttgtatgacaccgcgttggagcatgtctccaacgtgctcagcgatgacgtcacgctccgtggcggatacacgatacggcctctggcgtaaaggcgcatggttgccggtgtcgatgtgatggacaacagtggaagtgcgacctaagcgagatggttggaggtcgaatgaagtgcgaaagcggtcaaggagattgGCGATCAGGGCGTGCTGACTTGGAGTGAGGTAGGGATCAATACATCGGGAAAATGTTGGGTCacatggcggcgtcggaggagaaacttgaagggacatagcgtcaacctgaagagaatccgggtcgtcaggcacatcataaaggaagcttggctcgattacatcagcataaccaagaaactcatcgtggagcagtctagcagtgcaaggaaacaggttcgatacataaagtgcgctggaaccttgtcgaatggcaaggagggcaaaaggaagcaagaagggatgacggcgagcaacaagtttagacggcgtgaaaagaactgtggagtCGGAAAACCCAACGCAGCATACGGgcacaagtgcggcagagtatggaggaatctcggtgtcggcggtgacgagcacacgaccggaagcgtcatcagtatcttcaaaaacgttggggccgaatggcgacagagcgagttcagcacgggcacaatGTATAACGGCacgatgagatgacagaaagtcccatcttaaaatcatggcatgggagcagcggggcagaatagcgaactcaacacggtgtaaagtgccgcttataagaacacgcacggtacacttccctaagggttcaatcggcgccgcgcttgctgtgcgtaatgaaacagcagaatatggcgtcgcgacttttcttagttgaagacgaagctgattcgaaatcactgatattgctgctcccgtgtctacaagcgcatggacGGCAATGTCTTCTGGACGTTcaggacgttcgcaggaaaaaAATTATGTCTTGAGGActtcgttgagatcgcagttcttgcctccggaaccgcgttccttagttttcctctcggagagCTTTAGGGCAgcggacaagcggcgacagagaacgccgacggggtgacggagaccgacgggtattgaaggttcgggaagcaggaggtgaggcttcgaattgctgagcggcaaaagcggaacggaacggagagtcgaaaccgttgcttggtgccctcggagaatccgaaggataccacccgcgccggcggcaaaaccgtgctactTGCCCAGGCAGGCCgtaagaataacagatagggcggttgtcatggGTACGCCATGGATTGAGATcagcgggctgagactgatggatatattggcgaggtgggcgcacgggctgctgtggcggccagtagctgcttggagGCGCATATGTTGGAGCCACTTGCGGAGGGGAGGGAAAAGCGCTGGTAAGTCTGGATTGAATAGATGCAGACGGAGGCCTTGGATTTGCGACAACGGCAGCCTaggtaagtggaacaggcgtgggaggcggttgatgagcaagtggcacggcgctagcgacttggtcttatatcacctgacggagatcagGAGACAAGGGTGACTCCGACACCTGACTGGCgggcagaagagagagctggcgggccacttcttctcgtacgaattgcttgatttggtcgattGCTGTACCGGAAGAAGTAGCACTGACAacgtcactcagagctgaaagcgcgacgacaggagcggaagctcggcgcgtagaaagccgttgtttgcgtagctcttcatagctctggcaaagcgaggTGAGGTCTTTGACCGTCTcaggattctttgccaagagcatttggaaagcgtcatcgtctatgcctttcaatatgttcttacttttgtcatcttcggacatatcggggttgatacgccggcaaatgtcaGCTACActtcaatgtagcaggtaaagctttcgcccttttgttgggcaggacagcgaagctgttgttcagcccgaagtttgcgcacagcagggcgaccgaatacatcttgaagtttcgttctgaatgctgtccaggtagaaaagtcagcctcatggttgcggaaccaaagatgggcgaccccggacaggtagaacggcacgtaaccaagcttgtcagcgtcattccatttgttgtgggtactcactcggtcgtacgatgacagccagtcctctacgtcatgatcgtcagtcccattgaatacgggaggatcccgttggcgtggcgcaccaggacagacgtccgaaggcggtgccgggggtggatcggtaggacgagtctcctcaggcatgcgagatgtgacagggattgtccggttgcggagatccaggtttgcaacaggcccagcaccttccaccaaatgttacgaagcacttggggaagtcagcgttcgcgactagcaggataaagcagcgagaggtagcacagccgatcgagcacgacacaaggcttatctctctcgtcgtactctctcacagacacatccccactgctccttatttcacagtacaatatatatatatatatatatatatatatatatatatatatatatatcaccagaAGACCACCACCAGTCGCACTAGTGCGACTAGTGGTGGTCTGCCCTGAGCCCGCGGCAGTTGCACTTCCCTCCTCGAAGTGGCAGgtcgtgtgtcgagtgagctcctgaacagcactttgcaatgtggtgaacgcggtttcagTTAAGGATCTGGGACTTCAAAAAGGTGCGCGGTAATGCTAATGAATTTCCTTCGCATTTGCCGCTAAATAGCCACTTAATTTTGGATTTGAAAACAATTGTTGACTGTTTGGCAATATTTATGTCCTAAAATTCATCTGACCAGGGTATTTGCAACAAATACTCCCCGTGGCGGTTGTAACTGCAGTGCAACCATTTCTGTTGAGCACGTGCGTTTCAGCTGTGTATTCAAGGGATCTGTTGTGGCAGTAGTGCTACACGTCACCTACACGTTTTACTGCATCATCAATTCGCAACGAAATTTTTATATTCATAGCACGTATCGCTTTCATGATTTGAACCGTTATACCTTTTACACAATTTACAGCGTCTGATTTTTAGGCCCATTTCATACACTAACGATCTCGGACACGGAATTTCTTGACGCAGCCTGTTTTACTTCTCGGCAGACGGTCTGACTGTTAGGGAAGTACTAAATTACATGTTCATATCAATGTGAAATAGAACATCACTCCGGCCACACGCCACATTTATTAGAACTTCCTACTACACAAGTGAGCAGATAAGGCTACGAAATATAACGGCGAAGCCAGTTTATTTCGGAACGGGTACTACATATAGGTGTTTCTTGAGTACCAGTCCGTGCTCGGGGTTTCTTTCGCTGAAGTCATCCAGGTGAATCAACCTGCAAAGAAAAAACGTCCGTCACGACGGTGACTTTCGACAACAAAAGACAAAACTGAATTTCGAGGAATTGAATACACAAGGAAACAGACTAGAAAAATTTTACGTCATAGCCTAAGTTCCCTAGAAAACGAACCTTTCAAGAAATGGATCAACAAGGTACCTCTTTAGTCATAGCGAGCCTCTATGATAGGTGTAATACGTATTATGACAAATTTTCAATCCATGTGTAAATGGAAATATAAAAGATGCTGGTCGATTATGCGGCAAAATCTATAACGTTCCCGAGCAAAAAATACTAGTTCTATTTAATTTCAATTTTTCAGTTTCTGCTCTAAGCTCCGTTTGACACGCACTCTGTAATTGCCTGTACATGTATTCAGCCATATCGACTAACCCGCACTACGTTTCCTCTCCAGTAAACGCACCTTCATTTAAGAACCTATGGCATGTCTGTGCCTCATTAGCTGTAACGAACCTATTACTACGCAAATCATCTGCTCCGAGTGGTACTTCCTTGAATTCACTGCCGTTTACATAAACGTCCAACCCCACAGCTGTGCTCACAATATCAACCCTTCAGCTAAGCTATAGCTCTACACTTCCTAAATTATGCCTGAACTTCAATGAACTTATCCAAAAGGAAACAGTGTCGTTAATCTGCCACAAATGTTGTTAAACCATTTAGGAGACACTTACGGAGGCAGGCGATCTCGCACTCCCTCATGGTTTGGTATCTGTTCTCGTTACCACCGCATCCTCCGTAAATGAACTGCTTGCATTCGCCGGCATCCACGTCAAAGTACCAGCGCAGGAACGAGGCCTTGCACAGACCGGTTACCGGGGCCGGTCGGCAGCCCACGTCGAAGTCCACGCCGCGGTACCAGTCCTGCACGTCCACCTCTCCGGCGGCCATTCCTATGAGGAAATACGTAAGCATCACCACCGCGTAAGCATCCCATAGGGTCGAGAGCACTGGAAGATGCTTTTAATGTGACTCTATGTGAATTACCATTATGTCTAAAGCGCAAACTACAAAATAACAGGTTGCCACAAGCCACTGTCGTGTCCCACTCCCTCAATGTTTGTGTGCTTGCGCTTTCCACATAGTGCACTACCAACAAGTCGTATCATCCATTCTTACGATATTGTCCACGCGTcgtaaagaaagagagaaagaaggaaaagcagTGAGGTCAACAAGACAcgcgtcctgtttgctaccctacaaatGAGAAGGGGATGTTAGAGGATGAAAAGGAAGGAGAGAGAGCCTTGAGAATTGCGATTCATCCGGAGGTGCATATCGAGGCTACTGTCGTTCACTGAGGTCTTCAGGAGCTGCAGCTGTTCGCGTGTTGCTTTCTGACCTTCACGTATTGGTTCTCGTCACACGGCTGGCTGCACCACATGGCCAGAACACGTAAGGAGTGTGTTCAGTGATATGATCGCTATGCTCGCCACACGTTGAAGAATAGAAAGCTTTCAACAAGCTTGCCGGTTTTCCTAATTTCAAATTGCGCTGACCTCCCAGTGGAATGCTAAAGGTCTCAGATCAAACGCTATTGAGCGCGTTTTCACAAATTAGTTCTCAAAGTAACATATCCAGTTCCAATACACTATCTAACAATAAATGCAAGTATACTAACGTTCAATCCTCTTACGAAGACACCATTCCTAAAGGTCCGGTACTTAGCAGTAAGTACTAAACTTCTGCACTCGCTGTGTGCAAAATAAACCGTCTGCAGGACGTCCCTACAAAGCCTGCAAAAATATTGCTGTAAAGGCAATGCAATACAAGTAAATTAGTTTCTTGTCCGTTTGTAATTTTGTACTTTCAAATGAGCAACTGTACTTCAGGGATATCATGAGCAATTTTTCAGAAACCTAGCTATTATTGAGGATCGCGGTTGTGTAATCAGGAAGGCTGTGATCGTTACAAATGAACTTGTTGGCTAAATAATACTTTGTATAGTTTGTCAAAAGGCTAATTTAAATGTTAGCTAACATCAGCACCGTTTGTTCAAAGATTATCAGGACGCACCTGTCTAAGTTGGTGCTATTAGCGTGATTTCTGCTAAATGGAGATGACTTCATTGGAGCTCGGTGTCACTCCATTAATTGGGACACGTGCCTTGTTGAGAATGAAAATGATAAATAGTGAAACTATGATGAATGTTTGAAATTAAAATCTGATTGGCTAGCCGATGCAACTGAATGGCGCACTTTTACCATACTGGCTGATCTTATTGCATGCTTAGTAACCCGTGAGAAATGCTTTGAAAAGTGTGATTTAAAGTCGCAGCTGCGTGCACACTGCGATACCTGCCAATGTATATTAACCAAAGCAATATGTCGCTTTTCTCCCGTTGCTTTTTTATTGCGTGGCACAAACACTGAATGAACTGCGCGGCAATGACACAGTCAGTTGTGGTtggtgcaccggtttaagagaccgcggATAGTGCCCCTGTGCATCCTCCCACGTGCACTCactgctcactctcttcctctttctattccccctctCTCTTCCTACATCTGCAGTTGCACAATGTCGCAATTAAAAATGTGAAGCAAAATAATTTTACTGGTAAGTTTATCAGCTGTGTGCCAAACAATTGAACAAAAGTTAATTATCGAGTGGCTGTACATGTTCGGATTCAACAATatcctctcttcctctttctattccccattTCCCGTAACTgcaatgtagggtagcaaaccggtcgCGCTTCTGGTTGACCTCCGTGCCTTTACTCTCCttgcttcctctctctctctctcgttgccGGCATCGCGACGACGACGGAAACCGAAGATGAAACAAAACGTCACCGCGACGATAAACTAACGCCACAGGTGCTCTGCGCGGTTCAATTATAACGAGCCTGGCTTACCAATAAAGACACAAGTCAGGAAGCAGGAAATCAGAGCTGTGTTCATGCTTCTAAGATTCCGTAGACGTCCGAATAGCACTCGCAACAAAATATCTGCAGAATGTTTTCCGCAGTGAATTGGCATCCTCGACGCATGCCACGCTTTTATACTCTGAGGCGCAGTGAAATCATCGGGACTGAAAACAGCTGTCATCCAGCACATGCAGTGACCGCTGATAGCACGCACGCAGGTCACTGATCCGGATTGAGGTCGATAACAAGCGAACGTGTACAGGCTGATGGGAATGGGCTGGCTTACTATAGGAAGATAGATAAACGCTGCAACGCCTTAGGGTGAACAGGTGCGTGGCCTATTATGTCGCCGTGCTTGACTATCGTCAGGTGGGGAGTGATAACTTAGATTCAGAGAGATCTAGTGGACGCTTTAAGATGTCAGCCCTGCTACGCTGGGCGTTCCGCTTCAGATGGGGGTGATATAAACTGCAATGTCATCATTTGGCGCTGCGGGTGTGTGATAAATAAGCGTGAAGAGGACATGAAGAacgaagaacaaaaagaaaagaaagcagcagATTTGTAAGACCTCGCGAAATCACAGGTGAATTTCCAGCTGTCACGATCCGCCCCGGACCGTGAACGAAAGGGGAGCGGCCGAGAAACCCCGTCCCAGATACGACGCTCAGCGTGGTGGTGATGAACGATGACTGGCCGCCGAGCAGCTGTGCTCGCGATTTTTATTCAATGCGGTAaaccaatgttgcccaccgagcttcGGCGGGCCACTGATCCTAGCAGGCCAACTAAAAATATGGCTGGGGTTACGTCACACGATCGTCACACCCCCTTACCCCCAGTTTGTTTGTCCACGGAAACAACACAAACAAAAAGTGTTAACCAGGCGAGTAACGGTCCGGCGGCCTCCGCTGTCGAGTACTCCGCCTGGGCACAGGTGTTGATCCGGGTGTGGCAACACTGGGTGCTCCCTGAGCCAGTTGAGCTCCGTCCGGAGGGTCAGCAGTGACCGGCCTTGAAAATGGCGCCGAACTTGGTAGTGGCTCAACTGGTGCCGCGCAACTCGCGACGCTTGCCGCCTCTggtgcttcgctggcagcgaccgGTGTTGCCGTTGGCCTTCTGCGGGCTGGCCTTCTGAAGTGGCGCCCAAGTTTGCAGGCTGGCTCACGAGGCGAGGCCGAACATGGTCGGCGTGCCGGTGCCACGTGTTCCCGTCCGGCATGCGGACGAGCAGCGATGAGGCGCTGGCAGGAGATAGTACCTCACCGGCGGACCAGGGTGGACCAAGACGGAAATTCCTGGTGAAGACCGGAGCTCCCGGCTCCGGCAAAGGCCCGGAACGGCACCCTCTGTCAGCAGCCAGCTTGTGCTTCAACTGTTTCAGGAGCGCTGTGGGCCGGAGGTCCGGATGCAGGACGTCCAAGGGTGTCTTTACCATCCGACCCAGCAGGAGCTGGCATGGGGCACGGCCAATGACGTCGTGGGGCGTGGTCCGGTACTGAAACAGTGCCCGGGCAACCTGCGTCCGGAAATCTCTAgccttacactttctcagttgtCCTTGATTGTCTGTACCACCCGCTCGGCTACACCGTTTGAAGCAGGGTGGTACGGCGGAACCATCATCCGGCGGATTCCGTTCTTTGTTAGCCAGGCCAGGTACTCTGTGCTGGTGAAAGCGGGGCCCTTGTCGGACACGATGACGTCCGGCAACCCCTGGGCGGCGAAGACCTGTCCCAGCGCCACAATGATCGCGCGTGCTGAAGGAGTGGTGACAGGTAggacctccacccacttcgaaaaGGCGTCCACCACTACCAGGAAGTAGTGGCCCTTGAAGGGACCCCGAAAATCCACATGTAAGCGGGACCAGGGTTTCCGTGGGAATGGCCAGGGGGTGATCTCCACATGACGTGAGGCCCGCTGGTGCTCCTGGCAGTTCTGCACCATGTGAGCAATGTCCTGGTCCAGGCCAGGCCACCAAACGTGAGA comes from the Dermacentor silvarum isolate Dsil-2018 chromosome 9, BIME_Dsil_1.4, whole genome shotgun sequence genome and includes:
- the LOC119464730 gene encoding PI-stichotoxin-Hcr2f-like, with the protein product MNTALISCFLTCVFIGMAAGEVDVQDWYRGVDFDVGCRPAPVTGLCKASFLRWYFDVDAGECKQFIYGGCGGNENRYQTMRECEIACLR